In a genomic window of Silurus meridionalis isolate SWU-2019-XX chromosome 27, ASM1480568v1, whole genome shotgun sequence:
- the LOC124380920 gene encoding urea transporter 2-like, giving the protein MANTVLQTAVQKSSHLQQNEQQHSQSESSNYQKIRIKLSRFVSYFSGDMAPYGEWMKGQCILLQIFDWVLRGTAQVMFINNPLSGLIIYVGLILQNRWWSLNGFLGTLFATISALILQQNRGAIAAGLYGYNGILVGLLMAVFSSAGDWYWWLLLPNIFMSMACPIISSALASISSRWDLPVLNLPFNILVSLHMVATGHYNLYFPQVLIQPSNSFPNITWSELDYALLFRSIPVGIGQVYGCDNPWTGGIFIVALFISSPIMCAHAIIGSAIGMVSGLALAAPFQSIYLGLWGYNCALACIAIGGIYYALTWQVHLLSIVCAFFCAYLGAAVGNVMATFGLPACTWPFCLSVLTFLLITTETKTIYKLPLCIVTYPEKNLMFYCKIKREMKAEEEMLQEKENEVQITKNTDVKIMMEAKGKEEQDVCTEICRGQHSENLYITKNTMTRAIAAGLYGYNGILVGLLMAVFSNAGDWYWWLLLPNIFMSMACPIVSSALASINSQWDLPVFTLPFNILVCLHMVATGHYNLHFPQVLIQPRTSFPNITWSELDCALLFRSIPVGIGQVYGCDNPWTGGIFIVALFISSPITCVHAVIGSAIGMVSGLALAAPFQSIYFGLWGYNCVLACIAVGGMFYALTWQVHLLSIACGFFCAYLGSAIGNVMATFGLPACTWPFCLSALTFLLITTDTKTIYKLPLATVTYPEKNLMFYSKMKKEKRATENQMKAHEKLLLQEKEAQIQKEMDVKITVESQENKPQDDCTEISREHHLENVPIAENTKTTI; this is encoded by the exons ATGGCTAACACAGTTCTACAGACAGCAGTGCAGAAGTCATCACATCTGCAGCAGAATGAGCAACAACACTCACAATCTGAATCATCAAACTATCAGAAGATTAGAATCAAACTCTCACGCTTTGTTTCTTATTTCTCTGGAGACATGGCTCCCTATGGCGAGTGGATGAAAG GACAGTGCATCTTGCTTCAGATTTTTGATTGGGTGCTGAGAGGTACGGCACAGGTCATGTTCATCAACAACCCCCTGAGTGGGCTGATCATCTATGTTGGACTCATCCTCCAGAATAGATGGTGGTCTCTTAATGGCTTTTTAGGCACCTTGTTTGCCACAATCTCGGCCCTCATTCTCCAACAAAACAG AGGGGCAATTGCAGCAGGCCTGTATGGGTACAATGGAATCTTGGTTGGTCTTCTAATGGCAGTCTTCTCCAGTGCAGGGGACTGGTACTGGTGGCTACTGCTGCCCAACATCTTTATGTCAATGGCATG CCCAATCATCTCTAGTGCTCTGGCTTCTATCAGCAGTCGGTGGGATCTGCCAGTTTTAAACCTGCCTTTTAACATTCTGGTCTCTCTTCATATGGTAGCTACCGGCCACTACAACCTCTATTTCCCCCAGGTCCTCATCCAGCCAAGCAACTCCTTCCCCAATATCACATGGTCTGAACTGGATTATGCTTTG CTCTTTCGCTCCATTCCTGTGGGCATTGGGCAGGTCTATGGTTGTGACAATCCTTGGACAGGCGGCATATTCATTGTAGCCCTGTTTATCTCTTCACCAATAATGTGCGCACATGCCATTATTGGTTCAGCTATTGGGATGGTATCAG gtCTTGCTCTTGCTGCACCATTCCAGAGTATTTACCTTGGACTGTGGGGATACAACTGTGCATTGGCCTGTATTGCAATTGGTGGAATATACTATGCCCTCACATGGCAGGTCCATCTACTGTCTATAGTCTGTG CATTTTTCTGTGCATATCTTGGTGCTGCAGTTGGAAATGTGATGGCTACT TTCGGACTTCCAGCATGCACTTGGCCCTTCTGTTTGTCTGTACTCACATTCCTCTTAATCACCACGGAAACCAAAACCATCTACAAGTTGCCTCTTTGCATAGTTACTTACCCTGAGAAAAACCTCATGTTCTACTGTAAGATAAAGAGGGAGATGAAGGCAGAAGAGGAGATGCTGCAGGAGAAAGAAAACGAGGTGCAAATCACAAAAAACACTGATGTAAAAATTATGATGGAGGCCAAAGGAAAAGAGGAGCAGGACGTCTGCACGGAAATATGTCGAGGGCAGCATTCAGAGAACCTGTACATTACTAAAAACACTATGACA AGGGCAATTGCAGCAGGCCTGTATGGGTACAATGGAATTCTGGTTGGTCTTCTAATGGCAGTCTTCTCCAATGCAGGCGACTGGTACTGGTGGCTACTGCTGCCCAACATCTTTATGTCAATGGCATG CCCAATAGTGTCTAGTGCCCTGGCCTCTATCAACAGTCAGTGGGATCTGCCAGTCTTTACCCTGCCATTTAACATTCTGGTGTGTCTTCATATGGTAGCTACAGGCCACTACAACCTCCACTTTCCACAGGTCCTTATCCAGCCTAGAACCTCCTTCCCCAACATCACTTGGTCTGAGCTGGATTGTGCTTTG CTCTTCCGCTCCATTCCGGTGGGCATTGGACAAGTCTATGGTTGTGACAATCCTTGGACAGGAGGCATATTTATTGTGGCCCTGTTTATTTCTTCACCAATAACTTGCGTGCACGCTGTTATTGGTTCGGCTATTGGGATGGTGTCAG gtCTTGCTCTTGCTGCACCATTTCAGAGCATTTACTTTGGACTGTGGGGATACAACTGTGTCTTAGCTTGTATTGCAGTTGGTGGAATGTTCTATGCCCTCACCTGGCAGGTCCATCTACTGTCTATTGCCTGCG ggtttttttgtgcataTCTTGGCTCTGCAATTGGCAATGTGATGGCTACT TTTGGACTTCCAGCATGCACTTGGCCCTTCTGCCTGTCAGCCCTCACATTCCTTTTGATCACCACAGACACAAAGACTATATACAAGCTGCCTCTTGCCACAGTTACCTACCCTGAGAAAAACTTAATGTTTTACAGTAaaatgaagaaggagaagagggcTACAGAAAATCAGATGAAAGCCCATGAGAAGTTGCTACTGCAGGAGAAAGAGGCACAAATTCAAAAAGAAATGGATGTAAAAATTACAGTGGAGAGCCAAGAAAATAAGCCTCAGGATGACTGCACTGAGATAAGCAGAGAGCATCATCTAGAAAACGTGCCCATTGCTGAAAACACAAAGACAACAATATAG
- the LOC124381029 gene encoding urea transporter 2-like, whose product MANTVLQTAALKKSQLQQNDQHHSQHESSDLQKINGKLTRYVSYFTGDMAPFSEWMKGKFILLQIFDWMLRGTSQVMFVNNPLSGLIIFAGLILQNRWWALNGFVGTLFATISALILQQNREAIAAGLYGYNGILVGLLMAVFSNAADWYWWLLLPNIFMSMACPIVSSALASISSRWDLPVFTLPFNILVCLHMVATGHYNLHFPQILIQPRTSFPNITWSELDYPLLFRSIPVGIGQVYGCENPWTGGIFIVALFISSPITCVHAVIGSAVGMVSGLALAAPFDKIYSGLWGYNCVLACIAIGGMFYALTWQVHLLSIVCAFFCAYLGSAISNAMATFGLPACTWPFCLSALTFLLFTTETKAIYKLPLARVTYPEKNLTFYRKRKKEEKAEKVKNTKDEVQIKGLEISKDADVNIMVENQDKGQQKFSRETKPCLTKSPLLHQK is encoded by the exons ATGGCTAACACTGTTCTACAGACAGCAGCACTGAAGAAGTCACAGCTGCAGCAGAATGATCAACACCACTCACAACATGAGTCTTCCGACCTTCAGAAGATCAATGGCAAACTCACACGCTATGTTTCTTACTTCACTGGAGACATGGCTCCTTTTAGTGAGTGGATGAAAG GAAAATTCATCTTGCTTCAGATTTTTGATTGGATGTTAAGAGGCACATCACAGGTCATGTTTGTGAATAATCCTCTGAGTGGACTGATCATCTTTGCTGGACTCATTCTCCAGAATAGATGGTGGGCTCTTAATGGCTTTGTAGGCACCTTGTTTGCTACAATCTCGGCCCTCATTCTCCAACAAAACAG AGAGGCGATTGCAGCAGGCCTGTACGGATACAATGGAATTCTGGTTGGTCTTCTAATGGCAGTCTTCTCCAATGCAGCTGATTGGTACTGGTGGCTTCTGCTGCCCAACATCTTTATGTCGATGGCATG CCCAATAGTGTCTAGTGCCCTGGCCTCTATCAGCAGTCGGTGGGATCTGCCAGTCTTTACCCTGCCATTTAACATTCTGGTGTGTCTTCATATGGTAGCTACAGGCCACTACAACCTCCACTTTCCACAGATCCTTATCCAGCCTAGAACCTCCTTCCCCAACATCACATGGTCTGAGCTGGATTATCCTTTG CTCTTCCGCTCCATTCCTGTGGGCATTGGACAGGTCTATGGATGTGAAAATCCTTGGACAGGTGGCATATTCATTGTGGCCCTGTTTATTTCTTCACCGATTACTTGCGTGCACGCTGTTATTGGTTCAGCTGTTGGGATGGTGTCAG gtCTCGCTCTTGCTGCTCCATTTGACAAAATCTACTCTGGACTTTGGGGATACAACTGCGTCTTGGCCTGCATTGCAATCGGTGGAATGTTCTATGCTCTTACGTGGCAGGTTCATCTCCTGTCTATAGTCTGTG catttttttgtgcATATCTCGGCTCCGCGATTAGCAACGCAATGGCAACT TTCGGGCTTCCAGCATGCACTTGGCCGTTCTGCCTGTCTGCCCTTACTTTCCTCTTGTTTACTACGGAGACAAAGGCAATCTACAAGCTACCGCTTGCCAGAGTAACCTACCCTGAGAAAAACCTCACGTTCtacaggaagaggaagaaggaggagaaggctGAAAAGGTCAAAAACACTAAAGACGAGGTGCAGATAAAAGGTTTGGAAATTTCAAAAGATGCAGATGTAAATATTATGGTGGAAAATCAAGATAAGGGGCAGCAGAAATTCTCAAGAGAGACAAAACCATGTTTAACAAAAAGCCCATTACTGCACCAAAAGTGA